In Synechococcus sp. KORDI-52, one genomic interval encodes:
- a CDS encoding GUN4 domain-containing protein, which translates to MLSGSTPATKLSIDQLLDRFAKGTPRQRRPLIKQIESRAQELARVGPDLLSGFDPAGDDWAAGWILQVIQRHQPAAISGLGKSTAQGWLTAESVVGLDYGPLQQKLLNQQFEEADRITSQCLRELAGDAAVKRGYVYFTEVPSMSGIDLVSLDRLWTVYSQGRFGFTAQARLLSALDGRYERLWPRIGWKCDGVWTRYPAAFTWSIEAPEGHMPLINQLRGVRLMDSVLNHPALVERRP; encoded by the coding sequence ATGCTTTCCGGTTCCACACCCGCCACCAAGCTCAGCATCGACCAGCTGCTGGATCGTTTCGCGAAGGGAACACCTCGCCAACGACGCCCTCTGATCAAGCAGATCGAATCCCGCGCCCAAGAGCTGGCCAGAGTTGGACCAGATCTCCTTTCCGGTTTTGATCCCGCTGGAGATGACTGGGCTGCTGGATGGATCCTTCAGGTGATCCAACGCCATCAGCCCGCGGCCATCTCGGGGCTGGGCAAATCCACCGCTCAAGGCTGGTTGACGGCTGAATCGGTCGTTGGCCTGGATTACGGGCCGCTGCAACAGAAGCTGCTGAATCAACAGTTCGAGGAAGCGGATCGCATCACCAGTCAGTGTTTGCGTGAGCTGGCTGGTGATGCAGCCGTGAAGAGGGGGTACGTCTATTTCACTGAGGTGCCTTCGATGTCAGGCATTGATTTGGTCAGCCTGGATCGGCTCTGGACGGTCTATTCCCAAGGCCGTTTTGGCTTCACAGCCCAAGCTCGGTTGTTGTCAGCTCTCGATGGTCGCTATGAACGGCTGTGGCCCCGAATTGGCTGGAAATGTGATGGCGTTTGGACACGCTATCCAGCTGCATTCACCTGGTCGATCGAGGCGCCCGAGGGTCACATGCCCTTGATCAACCAGCTGAGGGGGGTGCGCCTTATGGATTCTGTTCTGAATCACCCCGCCCTAGTCGAGCGCAGACCCTGA
- the mnmH gene encoding tRNA 2-selenouridine(34) synthase MnmH: MSGMGEICSIEIQELRKLKGALVDVRSPGEFAKGHWPGAINLPLFSDEERAAVGTTYKQKGRRPAIHLGLELTGPKLSRLAQQLETLRNQGDPRIYCWRGGMRSASVAWLAQQIDLKPKLLRGGYKSYRRWAQSLFEQDWPLRVMGGRTGTGKTDLLLAMATRGVAVVDLEGLANHRGSSFGGLGLPEQPSTEHYENKLAEILDLHQRQRRTAIWLEAESIQVGCCRIPKPLFDQLQQAPILEIQRGRNERVQQLVQVYGHQGRAALAEATQRISRRLGPQRTKEALEAIARDDWARACNATLDYYDRCYDHELARSPKRDSIDISGLTAIEAAQTLIERGFVEIHD; the protein is encoded by the coding sequence ATGTCAGGCATGGGGGAGATCTGTTCAATCGAGATCCAGGAGCTGCGCAAGCTGAAGGGTGCACTGGTGGACGTGCGCAGCCCCGGCGAATTCGCCAAGGGGCACTGGCCAGGAGCCATCAACCTGCCTCTGTTCAGCGACGAAGAACGTGCTGCAGTTGGTACCACCTACAAGCAAAAAGGGCGACGACCAGCCATTCACCTGGGTCTTGAACTCACCGGTCCCAAACTCAGCCGGCTGGCCCAGCAGCTGGAGACCCTGCGGAACCAAGGCGATCCGAGGATCTACTGCTGGCGTGGAGGGATGCGCTCAGCCAGCGTGGCGTGGCTCGCCCAGCAAATCGACCTCAAGCCAAAACTGCTGCGGGGTGGCTACAAAAGCTACCGACGTTGGGCCCAGAGCCTCTTTGAACAGGACTGGCCCCTGCGTGTGATGGGCGGTCGTACGGGCACTGGAAAGACCGACCTGCTGTTGGCCATGGCAACCCGGGGTGTCGCCGTCGTTGATCTGGAAGGACTGGCCAACCACCGCGGCAGCAGCTTCGGTGGCCTGGGCCTGCCGGAGCAACCCAGCACCGAGCACTACGAAAACAAACTGGCCGAGATTCTTGATCTGCATCAACGCCAACGCAGAACAGCGATCTGGTTGGAAGCCGAAAGCATCCAGGTGGGCTGCTGCCGTATTCCCAAACCCCTTTTTGATCAGTTGCAACAAGCCCCCATCCTTGAGATCCAGCGGGGGCGCAACGAACGGGTGCAGCAGCTGGTCCAGGTCTATGGCCACCAGGGCCGAGCGGCTCTGGCGGAAGCAACCCAGAGGATCAGTCGACGCCTGGGGCCCCAGCGCACCAAGGAAGCCCTCGAGGCCATTGCCAGGGACGACTGGGCCCGAGCTTGCAACGCCACACTCGACTACTACGACCGCTGCTACGACCACGAGCTGGCACGATCACCCAAGCGCGACAGCATCGATATATCCGGCCTCACTGCAATAGAGGCCGCACAGACCCTGATTGAGCGCGGGTTTGTTGAAATCCACGATTAG
- the psb28 gene encoding photosystem II reaction center protein Psb28 translates to MSEAAIQFFRGVNEPVVPDIRLTRSRDGRTGQATFRFEQPAAIAPETMGDITGMWMVDEEGEMVTREVNGKFVNGKASALEAVYSWKSEQDFERFMRFAQRYADANGLGYSQNQDSDQTDAGDGQQV, encoded by the coding sequence ATGAGCGAAGCAGCGATTCAGTTCTTTCGGGGAGTCAACGAGCCTGTGGTGCCCGATATCCGTCTGACCCGCAGCCGCGACGGCCGCACAGGGCAGGCGACCTTCCGTTTCGAACAGCCGGCTGCGATTGCGCCCGAAACGATGGGTGACATCACTGGAATGTGGATGGTCGATGAAGAGGGGGAGATGGTGACCAGGGAAGTGAACGGCAAGTTCGTGAATGGCAAAGCAAGTGCTCTTGAAGCCGTTTACTCCTGGAAGTCAGAACAGGATTTCGAGCGGTTCATGCGCTTCGCACAGCGCTACGCCGATGCCAACGGACTGGGTTATTCACAAAATCAGGATTCCGATCAGACTGACGCTGGCGACGGCCAGCAGGTTTGA
- a CDS encoding ATP-binding protein produces the protein MPSKRFRWAEFTLPSTLQLAPLLELLTEPVGCVLTSQRIELGLHEALVNAVRHGNAENPAKRLRVRRILTPNWLVWQVQDEGCGLPQHSRKASLPTALDAPSGRGLFLIHQCFDDVRWSRRGNRLQLACRRPVSDEDSQDPLALL, from the coding sequence GTGCCGTCCAAGAGGTTTCGCTGGGCAGAGTTCACGCTCCCGTCCACGTTGCAACTGGCTCCCTTGCTGGAACTGCTCACCGAACCCGTGGGATGTGTACTGACTAGTCAACGCATCGAGTTGGGGTTGCACGAGGCCCTGGTGAATGCCGTTCGCCATGGCAACGCTGAAAATCCAGCCAAGAGGCTGCGTGTTCGACGCATCCTCACGCCCAATTGGTTGGTTTGGCAGGTTCAGGATGAAGGCTGCGGTTTGCCGCAGCACTCCCGCAAAGCATCGTTGCCTACGGCCCTTGATGCCCCCAGTGGCAGGGGGCTGTTTCTTATCCACCAATGTTTTGACGATGTGCGCTGGAGCCGACGTGGCAACCGTCTGCAATTGGCCTGCCGTCGTCCGGTCAGTGACGAGGACAGCCAGGATCCTTTAGCTCTCCTCTGA
- a CDS encoding AI-2E family transporter: MRLPQWLSLTAFISAIILLWSLKELLLLLFAAIVLAMALCTLVGILRERRPMQRPLALVLCIGGLLMLVAGAAGVVVPPFLDEFSLLLQKLPEAGQTLVRMGVDWIDTISEAIYGADAFPDIDDLELNGPRQLVPDGSSLAAGVSSGLLGLLGLAGNLGNGVVRLLFVLAVALMISVQPQAYRSVGLQLIPSFYRRRGSRILDQCGAALSSWMVGVLISSLAVFVLCSIALTLLGVKLVLANALLAGLLNVIPNVGPTMSTIFPMAVALLDTPWKAAAVLGAYVVIQNIESYVITPSVMHHQVKLLPGLTLAAQFLFTLLFGPLGLLMALPLAVVLQVIIREVLIHDVLDRWQRLEPVQ, from the coding sequence TTGAGACTGCCTCAGTGGCTGTCGTTGACAGCCTTCATCTCAGCAATCATTTTGCTGTGGTCCCTAAAAGAACTCTTGCTGCTCTTGTTTGCAGCCATTGTTCTCGCCATGGCCTTGTGCACCCTTGTGGGCATTCTTCGAGAGCGGAGGCCGATGCAACGGCCCCTGGCCCTAGTTCTCTGCATCGGTGGCCTGCTCATGCTTGTGGCAGGAGCGGCCGGTGTTGTCGTGCCGCCGTTCCTCGATGAATTTTCCCTGCTGCTGCAGAAGCTGCCTGAAGCTGGGCAAACCCTTGTACGGATGGGAGTCGACTGGATTGACACCATCAGTGAGGCCATTTACGGGGCCGATGCCTTTCCCGACATTGATGACCTGGAACTGAATGGTCCAAGGCAGCTCGTGCCCGACGGCTCATCACTGGCGGCAGGTGTCAGCAGCGGCTTGTTGGGTCTGCTCGGGCTGGCGGGCAACCTCGGCAACGGCGTTGTGCGCCTCTTGTTTGTCCTGGCGGTTGCTCTGATGATCAGCGTCCAGCCCCAGGCCTACCGCAGTGTGGGACTTCAGCTGATTCCATCCTTCTATAGACGTCGCGGGAGCCGCATCCTGGATCAGTGCGGTGCCGCACTCAGCAGCTGGATGGTTGGCGTGCTGATCAGCTCCTTGGCGGTGTTTGTGCTGTGCAGCATCGCCCTGACCCTGTTGGGCGTGAAACTGGTTCTGGCCAATGCTCTTCTGGCGGGTCTGCTGAACGTGATTCCGAATGTGGGACCAACCATGAGCACCATCTTCCCGATGGCGGTGGCTCTGCTGGATACCCCATGGAAGGCGGCGGCGGTGCTTGGGGCCTATGTGGTGATCCAGAACATCGAGAGTTATGTGATCACCCCTTCCGTAATGCACCACCAGGTGAAACTGCTACCCGGATTGACCCTGGCGGCCCAGTTCCTGTTCACACTGTTGTTCGGCCCCCTTGGCCTGCTGATGGCCCTACCCCTTGCAGTGGTACTGCAGGTGATCATCCGTGAGGTGCTGATTCACGATGTGCTGGATCGCTGGCAACGTCTGGAGCCAGTGCAATGA
- a CDS encoding AI-2E family transporter — protein sequence MTAGTFLVALTLVVLVLLLWHLRWVLLVVFGAVVVSVALDVLIVQVQKRTRLGRPQALAVVLGVLLLAGGLLGQLLVPELISQFQQLGRDLPQLTSKVSDLLSSEPRLAQLNEALGQGLNLKGLQPLLGFAGGAANSLIQLFLMVLLAILLALDPSSHRRMVVAMTPRPARQQMEHLLDESRQALGGWLSGMTLSATTVFLLTWGGLFLLKAPLALLSALICGLLTFVPTIGPTAATLLPTGLALLQSPQLMVSVLVFRLVLQNLEAFLLTPLLLRKTVNLLPTVALTAQLSLGALLGLPGVLLALPLVVVLQVLMQRVLVQQIMDRWT from the coding sequence ATGACGGCTGGCACGTTTCTGGTGGCGCTTACCCTCGTGGTGCTGGTGCTGTTGCTCTGGCACCTCCGCTGGGTGCTCCTGGTGGTGTTCGGTGCCGTTGTGGTGTCCGTTGCCCTGGACGTGCTGATCGTGCAGGTTCAGAAACGAACCCGCCTGGGGCGCCCCCAGGCCCTGGCTGTCGTGCTGGGGGTTTTGCTTTTGGCCGGTGGCCTGCTGGGACAGCTGCTGGTCCCGGAACTGATCAGCCAGTTCCAGCAATTGGGAAGGGATCTGCCGCAGCTGACGAGCAAAGTGTCTGACCTGCTGAGCAGTGAACCACGCCTGGCGCAACTTAATGAAGCGTTGGGTCAGGGGCTCAACCTGAAAGGACTTCAGCCGTTGCTTGGGTTCGCCGGCGGTGCAGCGAATTCGCTGATTCAACTGTTCCTGATGGTCCTGCTCGCCATCCTGCTGGCCCTGGATCCGAGTTCCCACCGCCGCATGGTGGTGGCCATGACGCCCCGCCCCGCCCGTCAGCAGATGGAGCACTTGCTGGATGAATCCCGGCAAGCCTTAGGGGGGTGGCTCAGCGGCATGACCCTCTCCGCCACCACAGTCTTCTTGCTCACCTGGGGCGGGCTGTTTCTGCTGAAGGCACCCCTGGCCCTGCTGAGCGCCCTGATATGCGGGCTGCTGACATTCGTACCCACCATCGGTCCAACGGCGGCAACCCTGCTTCCGACGGGGTTGGCACTGCTCCAATCCCCTCAATTAATGGTGTCGGTGCTGGTGTTCAGGCTGGTTCTGCAGAACCTGGAGGCCTTTCTGCTCACGCCGTTGCTGCTCCGCAAAACCGTGAACCTTCTTCCCACTGTGGCCTTGACGGCTCAGCTCAGCCTCGGCGCCCTGCTGGGGCTGCCAGGTGTTCTCCTGGCGCTTCCCCTGGTGGTCGTGCTTCAGGTGCTGATGCAGCGCGTTCTGGTGCAGCAAATCATGGACCGCTGGACCTGA